In Micromonospora sp. LH3U1, one genomic interval encodes:
- the rplW gene encoding 50S ribosomal protein L23, with translation MSTIADPRDIIVAPVVSEKSYSELNRNWYTFLVHPDANKTEIKIAIQQIFNVRVLTVNTLNRQGKRKRTKTGFGQRKATKRAIVKLADGDRIEAFGGPVS, from the coding sequence GTGAGCACGATCGCCGACCCGCGCGACATCATCGTGGCGCCGGTCGTCTCGGAGAAGAGCTACAGCGAGCTGAACCGGAACTGGTACACCTTCCTGGTGCACCCGGACGCGAACAAGACCGAGATCAAGATCGCTATCCAGCAGATCTTCAACGTCCGCGTCCTGACGGTCAACACGCTCAACCGCCAGGGTAAGCGCAAGCGCACCAAGACCGGTTTCGGTCAGCGCAAGGCGACCAAGCGGGCGATCGTGAAGCTGGCTGACGGTGACCGTATCGAGGCCTTCGGCGGCCCGGTCAGCTGA
- the rplD gene encoding 50S ribosomal protein L4 — translation MTTVDVRTVEGTTSSSVELPADIFDVQANVALMHQVVVAQLAAARQGTHKAKTRGEVAGGGKKPYKQKGTGRARQGSIRAPQFAGGGVVHGPVPRDYSQRTPKKMKAAALRGALSDRARAGQVHVVEAFVSGEKPSTKAALATLTKLTEARRVLVVLSSTDELNWVSLRNEPRVHLIESGQLNTYDVLVADDVVFTKDALDEFLGVPAETTEEGGK, via the coding sequence GTGACCACCGTTGACGTGCGCACCGTCGAAGGCACCACCAGCAGCTCGGTCGAGCTGCCGGCGGACATCTTCGACGTGCAGGCCAACGTCGCGCTGATGCACCAGGTCGTGGTGGCCCAGCTCGCGGCGGCCCGACAGGGCACGCACAAGGCCAAGACCCGCGGCGAGGTCGCTGGTGGCGGCAAGAAGCCGTACAAGCAGAAGGGCACCGGTCGCGCCCGGCAGGGCTCGATCCGCGCGCCGCAGTTCGCCGGCGGTGGCGTCGTGCACGGTCCCGTGCCGCGCGACTACAGCCAGCGGACCCCGAAGAAGATGAAGGCTGCCGCGCTGCGCGGTGCCCTCTCGGACCGGGCTCGCGCCGGGCAGGTGCACGTCGTCGAGGCGTTCGTCTCGGGCGAGAAGCCGTCTACCAAGGCGGCCCTGGCCACGCTGACCAAGCTCACCGAGGCCCGTCGGGTCCTGGTCGTGCTTAGCAGCACCGACGAGCTGAACTGGGTGTCGCTGCGCAACGAGCCGCGCGTGCATCTGATCGAGTCCGGCCAGCTGAACACGTACGACGTGCTGGTGGCCGACGACGTGGTCTTCACCAAGGACGCCCTGGACGAGTTCCTGGGCGTGCCCGCCGAGACCACCGAGGAGGGTGGCAAGTGA
- the rplC gene encoding 50S ribosomal protein L3 produces the protein MDRQVKGILGAKLGMTQVWDNNRVVPVTVVEAGPCVISQVRSAEKDGYSAVQLAYGIIDPRKVKKPISGHYAKADVAPRRHIVELRTTDAGEYSLGQEVTVEEFPVGVTIDVTGKTKGKGYAGPMKRHGFHGLRASHGVERKHRSPGSIGACATPGRVFKGTRMAGRMGGVRYTVQNLTVQAVDTENNLLLVRGAIPGPKGALVLVRTAAKSKVKKGGAAK, from the coding sequence ATGGACAGGCAAGTCAAGGGGATCCTGGGCGCCAAGCTCGGCATGACCCAGGTCTGGGACAACAACCGTGTTGTTCCCGTGACCGTGGTCGAGGCCGGCCCGTGCGTCATCAGCCAGGTTCGTAGCGCCGAGAAGGACGGTTACTCCGCGGTCCAGCTGGCGTACGGCATCATCGACCCGCGCAAGGTCAAGAAGCCGATCAGCGGGCACTACGCCAAGGCGGACGTGGCGCCGCGCCGGCACATCGTCGAGCTGCGCACCACGGACGCTGGGGAATACTCGCTCGGCCAGGAAGTCACGGTCGAGGAGTTCCCGGTCGGCGTCACCATCGACGTCACCGGCAAGACCAAGGGCAAGGGTTACGCCGGCCCGATGAAGCGGCACGGCTTCCACGGTCTGCGCGCCAGCCACGGTGTCGAGCGTAAGCACCGCTCGCCCGGCTCCATCGGCGCCTGCGCCACTCCGGGTCGTGTCTTCAAGGGCACCCGGATGGCCGGCCGCATGGGTGGCGTTCGGTACACCGTGCAGAACCTCACCGTCCAGGCGGTCGACACCGAGAACAACCTCCTGCTCGTCCGGGGTGCCATTCCTGGCCCCAAGGGCGCGCTGGTTCTGGTCCGTACCGCGGCCAAGAGCAAGGTGAAGAAGGGCGGTGCGGCCAAGTGA
- the rpsJ gene encoding 30S ribosomal protein S10, which produces MAGQKIRIRLKAYDHEVVDSSARKIVETVTRTGAQVAGPVPLPTEINRFCVIRSPHKYKDSREHFEMRTHKRLIDIIDPTPKTVDSLMRLDLPAGVDIEIKL; this is translated from the coding sequence ATGGCGGGACAGAAGATCCGCATCCGGCTCAAGGCCTATGACCACGAGGTCGTCGACTCCTCGGCTCGGAAGATCGTCGAGACCGTGACGCGCACCGGGGCGCAGGTCGCGGGCCCGGTGCCGCTGCCCACGGAGATCAACCGTTTCTGCGTTATCCGCTCGCCGCACAAGTACAAGGACTCGCGCGAGCACTTCGAGATGCGCACGCACAAGCGGCTGATCGACATCATCGACCCGACCCCGAAGACGGTCGACTCGCTCATGCGCCTCGACCTGCCGGCTGGCGTCGACATCGAGATCAAGCTGTAG
- the tuf gene encoding elongation factor Tu: MAKAKFERTKPHVNIGTIGHIDHGKTTLTAAITKVLHDQYPDLNPYTPFDEIDKAPEEKARGITISIAHVEYQTETRHYAHVDCPGHADYIKNMITGAAQMDGAILVVAATDGPMPQTREHVLLARQVGVPYIVVALNKSDMVDDEELLELVELEVRELLSSQEYPGDDLPVVRVSALKALEGDPEWTSKLLDLMTAVDTSIPQPEREVDKPFLMPVEDVFTITGRGTVVTGRVERGVLLPNEDVELVGIKEKSFKTKVTAIEMFRKTLDDARAGENVGLLLRGTKRDEVERGMVVVKPGSNTPHTEFEATVYILSKEEGGRHTPFFQNYRPQFYFRTTDVTGVVTLPEGTEMVMPGDNTTMSVKLIQPIAMEENLKFAIREGGRTVGAGFVTKIQK, translated from the coding sequence GTGGCGAAGGCTAAGTTCGAGCGGACTAAGCCGCACGTCAACATCGGCACCATTGGTCACATCGACCACGGTAAGACGACGCTGACGGCGGCCATCACCAAGGTCCTGCACGACCAGTACCCGGACCTGAACCCCTACACGCCGTTCGACGAGATCGACAAGGCGCCGGAGGAGAAGGCCCGCGGCATCACGATCTCGATCGCGCATGTCGAGTACCAGACCGAGACGCGTCACTACGCGCACGTCGACTGCCCTGGGCACGCCGACTACATCAAGAACATGATCACCGGTGCCGCGCAGATGGACGGCGCGATCCTGGTGGTGGCGGCGACCGACGGCCCGATGCCGCAGACCCGCGAGCACGTGCTGCTGGCCCGTCAGGTCGGTGTGCCGTACATCGTCGTGGCGCTCAACAAGAGCGACATGGTCGATGACGAGGAGCTCCTGGAGCTCGTCGAGCTTGAGGTGCGCGAGCTGCTCTCGTCGCAGGAGTACCCGGGTGACGACCTGCCGGTCGTTCGGGTTTCGGCGCTGAAGGCCCTCGAGGGTGACCCCGAGTGGACCAGCAAGCTGCTGGACCTGATGACCGCGGTCGACACCTCGATCCCGCAGCCGGAGCGCGAGGTTGACAAGCCGTTCCTGATGCCGGTTGAGGACGTGTTCACGATCACCGGTCGTGGCACCGTCGTCACCGGTCGCGTGGAGCGCGGCGTTCTCCTGCCGAACGAGGATGTTGAGCTCGTCGGTATCAAGGAGAAGAGCTTCAAGACCAAGGTCACCGCGATCGAGATGTTCCGGAAGACCCTGGACGACGCCCGCGCAGGCGAGAACGTCGGCCTGCTGCTGCGTGGCACCAAGCGCGACGAGGTCGAGCGCGGCATGGTCGTCGTGAAGCCGGGCTCGAACACCCCGCACACGGAGTTCGAGGCGACGGTCTACATCCTCTCCAAGGAGGAGGGCGGCCGGCACACCCCGTTCTTCCAGAACTACCGCCCGCAGTTCTACTTCCGGACCACGGACGTCACCGGTGTCGTCACCCTTCCCGAGGGCACCGAGATGGTCATGCCGGGCGACAACACCACCATGTCGGTGAAGCTGATCCAGCCCATCGCCATGGAGGAGAACCTCAAGTTCGCGATTCGCGAGGGTGGCCGCACCGTCGGCGCCGGGTTCGTCACCAAGATCCAGAAGTGA
- the fusA gene encoding elongation factor G has product MAAADALANVRNIGIMAHIDAGKTTTTERILFYTGITYKIGEVHEGAAVMDWMEQEQERGITITSAATKCEWKGHTIQIIDTPGHVDFTVEVERSLRVLDGAVAVYDGVAGVEPQTENVWRQADKYNVPRMCFVNKLDRTGADFFRCVQMMIDRLNATPLVLQIPIGLEGDHIGVVDLIGMRALTWRGETQKGDDYAIEEIPADLADSAAEWREKLLETLADVDDSVMEKYLEGEEVSVEEIKAAIRRATIAGKANPVLCGSAFKNKGVQPMLDAVVDFLPSPLDVPAIEGTATDGETPLIRKPSKSEPFAGLAFKIQTDKHLGKLTYVRVYSGLLESGSQVVNSTKDRKERIGKIYQMHANKREERPSAQAGDIIAVQGLKQTTTGDTLSDPANPVILESMTFPEPVISVAIEPKTKSDQEKLGTAIQRLAEEDPTFRVRLDEETGQTVISGMGELHLDILVDRMRREFNVEANVGKPQVAYRETIRRKVDKVEYTHKKQTGGSGQYARVIVSVEPLPLDNDSPTYEFANAVSGGRIPREFIPSVDAGAQDALQYGILAGFPLVGVKLTLLDGQYHEVDSSEMAFKIAGSMVMKDAARKADPALLEPMMAVEVTTPEENMGDVIGDLNSRRGIIQAMEERSGARIVRALVPLSEMFGYVGDLRSKTQGRASYSMQFDSYAEVPQSVAKEIIAKATGE; this is encoded by the coding sequence GTGGCCGCCGCAGACGCGCTCGCCAACGTACGCAACATCGGCATCATGGCGCACATCGATGCCGGTAAGACCACGACCACCGAGCGGATCCTGTTCTACACCGGCATCACGTACAAGATCGGTGAGGTCCACGAGGGCGCTGCCGTCATGGACTGGATGGAGCAGGAGCAGGAGCGTGGTATCACCATCACCTCTGCTGCTACCAAGTGTGAGTGGAAGGGCCACACGATCCAGATCATCGACACGCCCGGCCACGTCGACTTCACGGTCGAGGTCGAGCGGTCGCTGCGCGTGCTGGATGGTGCGGTCGCGGTCTACGACGGTGTCGCCGGCGTGGAGCCGCAGACGGAGAACGTCTGGCGGCAGGCCGACAAGTACAACGTCCCGCGTATGTGCTTCGTCAACAAGCTTGACCGGACCGGTGCCGACTTCTTCCGCTGCGTGCAGATGATGATCGACCGGCTCAACGCCACCCCGTTGGTGCTCCAGATCCCGATCGGGCTCGAGGGCGACCACATCGGCGTCGTCGACCTGATCGGCATGCGCGCGCTCACCTGGCGTGGGGAGACCCAGAAGGGTGACGACTACGCGATCGAGGAGATCCCGGCCGACCTGGCCGACTCCGCGGCCGAGTGGCGCGAGAAGCTGCTGGAGACCCTCGCCGACGTCGACGACTCGGTGATGGAGAAGTACCTGGAAGGCGAGGAGGTCTCCGTCGAGGAGATCAAGGCCGCCATCCGGCGTGCCACCATCGCCGGCAAGGCCAACCCGGTGCTGTGCGGCTCGGCGTTCAAGAACAAGGGCGTTCAGCCCATGCTCGACGCCGTGGTCGACTTCCTGCCGTCGCCGCTGGACGTTCCGGCCATCGAGGGTACGGCCACCGACGGCGAGACCCCGCTGATTCGGAAGCCGTCCAAGTCGGAGCCGTTCGCCGGGCTGGCCTTCAAGATCCAGACGGACAAGCACCTCGGCAAGCTCACCTACGTCCGGGTCTACTCCGGTCTGCTCGAATCCGGCTCCCAGGTGGTCAACTCCACCAAGGACCGCAAGGAGCGGATCGGCAAGATCTACCAGATGCACGCCAACAAGCGGGAAGAGCGTCCGTCGGCGCAGGCCGGCGACATCATCGCGGTGCAGGGTCTCAAGCAGACCACCACCGGCGACACGCTCTCCGACCCGGCGAACCCGGTGATCCTGGAGTCGATGACCTTCCCGGAGCCGGTCATCTCGGTGGCGATCGAGCCGAAGACCAAGTCTGACCAGGAGAAGCTCGGCACCGCGATCCAGCGGCTGGCCGAGGAGGACCCGACCTTCCGCGTCCGTCTGGACGAGGAGACCGGTCAGACCGTCATCTCCGGCATGGGTGAGCTGCACCTGGACATCCTGGTCGACCGGATGCGCCGCGAGTTCAACGTCGAGGCCAACGTCGGCAAGCCCCAGGTGGCATACCGCGAGACCATTCGCCGCAAGGTGGACAAGGTCGAGTACACCCACAAGAAGCAGACCGGTGGTTCCGGCCAGTACGCCCGCGTGATCGTGAGCGTCGAGCCGCTGCCGCTGGACAACGACTCGCCGACCTACGAGTTCGCCAACGCCGTCAGCGGCGGCCGGATCCCCCGGGAGTTCATCCCGTCGGTGGACGCCGGTGCGCAGGATGCGCTGCAGTACGGCATCCTCGCGGGCTTCCCGCTGGTCGGTGTGAAGCTGACCCTGCTGGACGGCCAGTACCACGAGGTCGACTCGTCGGAAATGGCATTCAAGATCGCCGGCTCGATGGTGATGAAGGACGCGGCCCGCAAGGCCGATCCCGCACTGCTCGAGCCGATGATGGCCGTTGAAGTCACCACTCCTGAGGAGAACATGGGTGACGTCATCGGTGACCTCAACTCCCGCCGCGGCATCATCCAGGCGATGGAGGAGCGCAGCGGCGCCCGCATCGTCCGGGCTCTGGTGCCGTTGTCGGAGATGTTCGGCTACGTCGGCGACCTGCGGTCGAAGACCCAGGGCCGGGCTAGCTACAGCATGCAGTTCGACTCCTACGCCGAGGTTCCGCAGAGCGTCGCGAAGGAGATCATCGCCAAGGCAACGGGCGAGTAA